The Acipenser ruthenus chromosome 54, fAciRut3.2 maternal haplotype, whole genome shotgun sequence DNA window CTCAGTGGTCTCTCcccatttccccccccccccttagtgACCTCTCCCCCTCCACTCTGTGGGCTTTCCCCCACCCACCCTCAGTGGGCTCtccctgtccccccccccccctcacctcctgGCTCAGTGGTCTCTCCCCATCATCCCCCCTCTCCCTCACCTCCTGGTTCAGTGGTCTCTCCCtgtccatccccccccccccccccctccccttctgtGGGCTCTCCCTGCCCCCCTCCCTCACCTCCGGGCTAAGTGGTCTCTCCCTGtcatgccccccctcccccttcctggTTCAGTggtctctccctcccccccccacccctcaccTCCTGCCTTAGTGGGCTCTCCCCACCCTCCCTCAGTGGTCTCTCCCTGtccccccccctcacctcctgGCTCAGTGGGCTCTCCCCACCCTCCCTCAGTGGGCTCTCCCTGTCCCCCCCCTCACCTCCTGGCTCAGTGGGCTCTCCCCACCCTCCCTCAGTGGGCTCTCCCTGTCCCCCCCTCACCTCCCGGCTCAGTGGGCTCTCCCCACCCTCCCTCAGTGGGCTCTCCCTGTCCCCCCCTCACCTCCCGGCTCAGTGGGCTCTCCCCACCCTCCCTCAGTGGTCTCTccctgtcgtccccccccccccctcacctcctgGCTCAGTGGTCTCTCCCCGTCCGTCCCCCCCTCCCCTTATCCCTCAGTGGTCTCTCCCTGTCCCCCCCTCACCTCCTGGCTCAGTGGGCTCTCCCCCTGCTCATCCAGGAAGACGAATGTTTGCACCTCGAAGCGTCGGAGGAGGGAGGGCAGCGGCTCATCCTCGCTGGGCTGCACCTCGCGCTCCCAAACCAGGTACCCCGCATTCCCAGAGTCAGGGCAcctgagaggaggaggagaggagagagttcaGACCTATATCGTGTTGTCTGAAGGCAGACGCTAAAATTGCAGCCAATTATGAACAGCTTTTATATATAGATTCAGAATCAAGTGGTGAAACTGCGTTCCGTCGGGCGCCAATTTGGCTCAACTTCCCCATAGAACTCCACTGTGGGTGCAGCCCAGGCCGGAGCCAAAATGGCGCCAGTTTCCCCACGAGAAGCTCACCCGCGTTTAATGAGGCTCCAGAAGATGGGGTTGCTAGGGTCTTTGGTGGGCGTGGCCCAGCAGTCATCAAGCATGAGAACGATCGCGGGGTCCTCCCTCCCCAAGACCCGGACCTCCACGTACACAGGGGAGCGCAGAGCCTTCACTACAGGGTGCTCCTCAGGGGAGTAATAGGAACCGAACTCCGGGACTGAGGGACACGGATGAGAGAAATTTACAGTTCATTtgtcaaacgtaattatttaaaattttgtttcacaaaaaaaaaaaaaaaaaaaaaaaaaaaaaaaaaagcttgtccaGTTCAgccgattgatctcagaactgtcAAGTTGGGTTTTAAAAGGATCCCAGCGATTCAGCAAAATCGACAGCGTGGCTCGACTTCCCTCACTCTGAaacgtcctctctctctctctctctctcctctacctTTTGCAATCCTCAGCTCCACCCGCAGGAGGCCCTGGTTAACAGCGGGGAGTGGGGGGGGCACCGTGAGCACAGAGGAGTTCATGGAGATCCCATCAACACAGCCAAACCGACACTGAAGCGTTaatctgaggagagaggagattaaAAAGCAATGCAACTCTGCTgcactcccctcaatgaagtctagtattattaatattgaaatgatcaggagccaggagtttgagcagggttacaaactcacactagccctgctgctgctgcacccagtcctggggttcagagctcccctcaatgaagtctattctTCACAATGCTGGGGTTCAgaaccctatttttttttttttgactcacTTGTATTTTGAGTCTCTCGTGACCTTTCCCCTCGGACCGTCCAGCACGACCCTGGAGGCAGAGATCACAGTCTCGTAGAACAGGAAGTCATCATcactctgatttaaaaaaaaaaaaaaaactgtagaagAGGAATATTTATTTCTGTCCCTGAATTGCAAGACTGCTTGCTCCCCACCCCCCTCACCGTTGTTTTGGTGCCACAGTCCTTGACTGAGAATTTGAAAACCAGTAGGTCTTCGGTAGTGGCTACTGGTTTGCACTGGGAACCAGTGGAGCTGGGCAGGCTGACCGAGTCGAGGTCCAGAGATGGTTTAGTGGAGTTTTTCAAAACCACCACCACAAACTGGCCAAACTTCGTACACGCTGGGAAAGAAAATGAAACTCATGAGGGAGACACCCGACACACCACagatataaaactgaggtacgggggagaggggagaggggagaggggggtctGTCATAGAAAGAGTGCAAGAATGAAAACACACTCAACAAAATCAGGGGGAGACATGCTCCACGCTTAAACCGAGACTCCAGGCCCCTGTACTCACTGCTCGCTCCGTAGTAACAAGGAGTTTGGGGGTCCTGGGCGTCATAACAGCACCCCTCGCTCCTGCAGTCCAGGGGGAGATTTCAGGGTCCCCACAAGCCAGACGCTCAGAAGAGGGGAGCTGGCAATGCGTCTCACCAGCTgtggaggaaaaaaataaaatggacaaAACTTCCTTGTAGCACTGCAGCCTGGCtagggatgggaatgagactcccgttgcacagcagtgtgatccagtcctggtttcactaggagtttagtaataagacacacctgagcttgttagctagacacaccgGGGCTGATCAAGCCGCTAGTAAAAcacttcttgtttttttctttatataggGTAAATGCAGCTACTCACCCACGACCACCTGTGTATCCAGGTTGCATTTGATTTGGTGAGCAAAGGATTCCGCGGAGGGAGGAGAGAATTGGAGGAGGGCCGTTGCAACGCGGTTCAactaggcaaaaaaaaaaaagtctacgtttgatccaatcacagcagtcccTGGGTTGAAACCACGCCCACTCGATCTTGAAGCGAGGGCGAGaaggtgcgttcaaggagatcattctgcgcagatgctgaccaatttagccaatgagtTTCATTCTTAGAAGGTCATTGGCTacaattggtcagattctgcttACGAacgatctccgtgaacgcacccagagTTGACAGGACCGCTCACCTGGGTGACGTCACAGCTCTCGTACGGGAAAGTGTACGTCATCGTGCGGCCCTGCGTGCGTCTTCGGTACCGGCAAGAGGAAGGACGGTCTTGAACCATCTCAAAAGAGACATTGTTTCCCGCCGTCGCTGAAACACGTTCAGAAATaaaagtttacatttaaaaaataaattatggctaccccccccccccccatttgtttaaaaaaataaaaaataaaaaatacataaatacagtttgTGTATTTGTCCCTGTGAATACTTATTAGGGTTATTTATAACAAATGTTATAACAGACCGTTAGACGtgtataattgtaattactgcatcGTAACTAAGTAAGTGCAGGTCAACAAAATACAATTGTAATATAATTTCAGAAACAATTATTCAGTAGTTGTAAGCATTATAATTGGACAACAGGTCTTCGGCGGTTTAATATTTACAAACCCGTCGCAGAGTTGGTTTATTTACGAAATACAAACATCGAATTAATTTCAACAGTACTAGGCCCAGAAACTTGACGGTATGCGACAGATCAAAACATACCTACCTTatgagaaacaaaaaataaataaaaaaaacacaatataaagaatttaaaaaaatcagcctTACTTTGTATTGAAACAGAGTCCGGGCCCCACTGAGAAGGGAACGAAACTTCCATCCCGACCGGCGAGCAGACCAGATTTACGGCGACAGGCCCGGCCGCGTCCTCGGTGTCAAACTGAGCTACTCGCGGCGCCGGTGGCGTTGTCGTTCGGGCCGTAACGAGTTGAGGAACGACGGCTCTCGGTTCACTGAAACCCCGGGGTCTAGCGAGTCTCCCGATTCCAAACCCACTCCATTTCGGCTGCCCGAAAACCCTTTGAGCGCCGAAAGGCCACAACTTATACTGGTGGTTCCCAGCCCCGGCCGAAAGTACCTGCAGCAGGCTGAAGCAGAGGCACCAAAACGCGGCCAGCGAGGCGCCGCCAAGCCGAGGCTTCACGGCCGTTTTTCTGTAGTTACGAAAATCCATAACGAAATTCGACGCAAAAAAAGAACAGGAGCCGACATTCTCTTTTATTTGCGGAGAAGCGTCTTTAATGGGCTGCAATTAACACATTAATTGACAATTTgggcttttaatttgttttacgtTCAGTTGCCGTACGTGTAGGCCCCCTCTGTACGGCAAGATGAGTTTtcaataaatatgtttatttgtgtaatAATGTTGTAttaattttatgtatgtatgtatgtatgtatttaacagGGAGATTTAGCCATTGAGACCAAGGTCTCGTTTCCACAGCAACTATAAAACTCTTTATTCAATAACtacttggtgaactacaatgagctaaaCTCGGGTTTTGGTTTACAATACAAtacgacattattattattattattattattattattattattattattattattattattattattattattattattattattatattactgttaTAACGTGATGTGaaatcaaataagagcaaaaaataaaggacagtaaataattacatttgagagcgactttGCCTAACAGCAGTTAAACGtgtagtaaaaatatttgcttatgcgAGTAAAGTCCAGTGAAATGGATGAGAGTGATTGCAAACTACAGCAACTGCAAAAAACGTGAATATTGATACCCGAATATTAAAGTGAATAATATGTTAGAAAATTGATTGAAttgaggccccattcagcccatcttgctcgtttggttgttagtagcttattgatcccagaatctcatcaagcagcttcttgaaggatccccagggtgtcagcttcaacaacattactggggagttggttccagaccctcacaattctctgtgtaaaaaaagtgcctcctattttttgttctgaatgcccctttatctaatctccatttgtgacccctggtccttgtttcttttttcaggtcaaaaaactcccgtgggtcgacattgtctataccttttaggattttgaatgtttgaatcagatcgccgcatcgggtttaaaaatacatattctgaTAAGGAAGTTACCGCATATCAGCGCAGGTGATGAGCGCCCTCTATCGCCCGTCTATAATATCACAGAATCGACACCCCCATTTTCCAGGAGTCCTGAATATATTGGATTAAACGTAATCATTTATTAACGCCTCTCTTTGTGGTTTGAATGTACTGCATTACAAAAGATAATGCTGGACAGTTTTGCAAC harbors:
- the LOC131723241 gene encoding zona pellucida sperm-binding protein 4-like, which codes for MDFRNYRKTAVKPRLGGASLAAFWCLCFSLLQVLSAGAGNHQYKLWPFGAQRVFGQPKWSGFGIGRLARPRGFSEPRAVVPQLVTARTTTPPAPRVAQFDTEDAAGPVAVNLVCSPVGMEVSFPSQWGPDSVSIQTTAGNNVSFEMVQDRPSSCRYRRRTQGRTMTYTFPYESCDVTQLNRVATALLQFSPPSAESFAHQIKCNLDTQVVVACTKFGQFVVVVLKNSTKPSLDLDSVSLPSSTGSQCKPVATTEDLLVFKFSVKDCGTKTTSDDDFLFYETVISASRVVLDGPRGKVTRDSKYKLTLQCRFGCVDGISMNSSVLTVPPPLPAVNQGLLRVELRIAKVPEFGSYYSPEEHPVVKALRSPVYVEVRVLGREDPAIVLMLDDCWATPTKDPSNPIFWSLIKRGCPDSGNAGYLVWEREVQPSEDEPLPSLLRRFEVQTFVFLDEQGESPLSQELYLHCSAHLCQPSDTDTCQSSCNTRRRVRSVSGETPSEVTVSSGPLVFVELETESGSSHYCVSPPTRFVIGSSVMLVSVVMATVAVGLFLAPWWMNLRTAAF